In Silene latifolia isolate original U9 population chromosome X, ASM4854445v1, whole genome shotgun sequence, the following proteins share a genomic window:
- the LOC141623523 gene encoding uncharacterized protein LOC141623523, translating into MRLHGPILPWFKALQGPVVLPKHIVTATLAAMRKLPTVDLLAKRGMVIINRCILCKQMSESHRHLFFRCLYSQQIWQGLVNWMALPARSNALDTEVTWMIQSRGRHHWKHQWRKSCLAAAIYHIWKERNDRLFSGHETQPVTLVEQIKHVVKLRLIASHSQACIED; encoded by the exons ATGAG GTTACATGGTCCTATTCTCCCCTGGTTTAAAGCTTTACAGGGTCCTGTTGTTCTACCCAAGCACATAGTTACTGCTACTCTTGCTGCTATGAGGAAGCTTCCTACTGTGGATCTTCTGGCCAAACGAGGAATGGTCATTATTAACAGGTGCATTCTATGTAAGCAAATGTCTGAGTCTCATAGACATCTATTCTTCAGATGCCTTTACTCTCAGCAAATCTGGCAGGGGCTTGTGAATTGGATGGCTTTGCCTGCTCGAAGTAATGCTCTTGATACTGAAGTCACCTGGATGATTCAATCTAGAGGCAGACATCATTGGAAGCATCAGTGGAGAAAGAGCTGCTTAGCTGCTGCTATCTATCATATTTGGAAAGAAAGGAATGACAGGCTTTTCAGTGGGCATGAAACTCAACCTGTTACTCTTGTTGAACAAATTAAACATGTTGTAAAACTTAGGCTGATAGCTAGTCACTCCCAGGCTTGCATTGAGGATTGA